DNA sequence from the Myxococcus guangdongensis genome:
CCAGGGACAACACCCCCAGCGTCGCCACTCCCACCCAGGTCCCTTTCACGACGGCACCTCCCTCACATCCGTGGCCACCGCGCCGTGGCGTCGCATCAAATCCTCCGCCGCCTCCAGCGACTCCGGCGTCTGACGCGGCGCCACGACGATGGCGAACCGGTCATCCGTCACCCGGGGCAACGTCGGCCGCTTGTTCCCCGGGAACAGCTTCGCCCGCACCAGGAACGCCGCCACCGTCGACAGCGCGGCGAACAGCACCGTCAACTCGAACGTCACCGGGATGAACGCGGGGAGCGAGTTGAACGGCTTGCCACCCACGTTCAGCGGCCAGCTCACCACGCTGGTGTAGAGCTGGAGCGACAGCGCCAACGTGCACCCCGTCAGCCCTCCGACGAAGCACACCCACGTGAGCCGGCTGGGCTTGAGCCCCATCGCGTCATCCAGACCGTGCACCGCATAAGGCGTGTACACGTCCCGCAGGTCATGGCCCGCCTCGCGCACGGCGCGGGTGGCCTCCAGGACCTGCTCCTCCTTCTCGAAGTAACCGATGAGAACCGGGGCACTCATACGGGGACATCCTTCCGGGTGGCGATGGCGAGCGGCGGGGCGTGCCGGCCCGAGGCGTCTTCCGTCGGCGCCTCGTGCGCGGCGGCCGGGCGCGACGGCGGGTGCGCATCCCCGTGTCCGGGGTCGCTCCTGGCGAAGCCGAGCACGCTCTTCACCTCGCCAATCGAGATGATGGGCAGCACCCGGACGAAGAGCAGGAACAGCGTGAAGAAGAGGCCGAAGGTCCCGATGAAGGTCCCCACCTCCACCATCGTCGGCGTGTACATGGACCAGCTGCTGGGCAGGAAGTCGCGGTGCAGGCTGGTGACGATGATGACGAATCGCTCGAACCACATGCCCACGTTGATGACCAACGACAGCGCGAAGATGGCCGCGGGCGAGGTGCGAATCTTCTTGAACCAGAACAGGTGCGGCGACACCACGTTGCACGTCACCATGATCCAGTAAGCCCAGGCGTAGGGGCCGAAGG
Encoded proteins:
- a CDS encoding DUF3341 domain-containing protein; the protein is MSAPVLIGYFEKEEQVLEATRAVREAGHDLRDVYTPYAVHGLDDAMGLKPSRLTWVCFVGGLTGCTLALSLQLYTSVVSWPLNVGGKPFNSLPAFIPVTFELTVLFAALSTVAAFLVRAKLFPGNKRPTLPRVTDDRFAIVVAPRQTPESLEAAEDLMRRHGAVATDVREVPS